Proteins from a genomic interval of Halopseudomonas litoralis:
- a CDS encoding MFS transporter — MHSTVAVPAQRNTLAITACLLAIFTTILASHMPTPLYAVWQQAWGFSATALTAVFSVYVLGVVLTLLTMGSLSDQLGRRQMLIPGLLFILLGSVAFMLAGDIYQLGCARLLTGIGTGMVTGAATAAVVELEPDGNWARGATLSALAFTLGAATGPTISSLALRWTSHAHIWPFLIVIGLSVIGIVLLARAPWPAHLGQRQQGFSLRNWRPTPVRVPRALLGSFLFSAAAICLAWSTGSLYSSLGPSMARNLAGVSDLALAGLFAAGWQLVAGITQFAGQRQPLNRLRIAGPVMLIAGLAAMAGAVLLASVWLFTLATLATAMGAGAIGVIAIVTIARSAPPAERGAMTSAFYLAAYLTMATVVLSIGFASDHFGMVNSMLGFTILISCAALGLMLVRRRA; from the coding sequence ATGCACAGCACGGTGGCAGTTCCTGCCCAGAGAAATACTCTAGCGATAACAGCATGCCTGCTGGCCATTTTCACCACTATTCTGGCCAGCCACATGCCGACGCCGCTGTATGCAGTCTGGCAGCAGGCGTGGGGCTTTTCCGCTACGGCATTGACCGCTGTTTTCTCAGTCTATGTGCTGGGCGTGGTATTGACGCTATTGACCATGGGCTCGCTATCGGATCAGCTGGGCCGTAGGCAGATGTTGATTCCGGGCCTGTTGTTCATTCTGCTGGGCTCGGTCGCCTTCATGCTGGCCGGCGACATCTACCAGTTGGGCTGTGCGCGATTGCTCACCGGCATCGGCACCGGCATGGTCACCGGCGCGGCAACGGCCGCCGTGGTCGAGCTGGAGCCGGATGGCAACTGGGCGCGTGGCGCGACCTTGTCGGCTCTGGCGTTCACCCTGGGCGCCGCGACCGGGCCGACCATAAGTTCACTGGCGTTGCGCTGGACCAGCCATGCGCACATCTGGCCGTTTCTCATCGTCATCGGCCTGTCCGTCATCGGTATTGTTCTGTTGGCGCGCGCCCCCTGGCCAGCCCATCTGGGGCAACGGCAGCAGGGCTTCAGTTTGCGCAACTGGCGACCGACACCAGTGCGAGTGCCGCGCGCTCTGCTGGGCTCTTTTCTGTTTTCCGCAGCGGCTATCTGCCTGGCCTGGTCCACCGGCAGCCTGTACTCCTCGCTGGGGCCGTCAATGGCACGGAATCTGGCAGGAGTAAGTGATTTGGCATTAGCCGGGCTGTTTGCCGCGGGCTGGCAGTTGGTTGCCGGCATAACCCAGTTTGCTGGTCAGCGTCAGCCACTCAACCGACTGCGCATAGCTGGCCCGGTGATGTTGATCGCAGGGCTGGCCGCCATGGCTGGTGCGGTATTGCTGGCCTCCGTGTGGCTATTTACGCTCGCCACCCTGGCCACGGCTATGGGTGCGGGTGCCATCGGCGTCATTGCCATAGTAACGATTGCGCGCTCGGCCCCCCCGGCCGAGCGCGGCGCAATGACATCGGCGTTCTATCTCGCGGCCTATCTGACCATGGCCACCGTGGTACTGAGTATCGGTTTTGCCAGCGATCACTTTGGTATGGTGAACAGTATGCTGGGATTCACCATCCTGATTTCCTGCGCCGCATTGGGACTGATGCTGGTCCGGCGGCGAGCCTAG
- a CDS encoding AI-2E family transporter, translated as MSRPTPPPSIMPSHSAARWLLLLVIVAGVYFFHGFIVPVLAALIIAFATWPLYQRLLPMCGGRRALVAAIAIMLILGVLIVPLFMAFSFALEEAQGWMAWLVEANREGTSVPGWIAALPLTGTWLAEQWDEYLNHPQAISEIIQMVSGQHLGNISRVIMTMGSKAFSLTLALLFMLITLFFLYRDGHLLVGQIDRVGEGVLPARWQRFSRMVPATVTATVIGMGLIAIGEGIILGIAYWVAGVPSPVALGLITGVMALIPGGAPLAFTLVSLYLVGSGETVAGVGLFIWGSVELFIVDKTIRPSLVGGPIKLPFLLTFFGLIGGVTTMGLVGLFVGPVLMALLLAIWREWVHEGDTAVSLITYQKPE; from the coding sequence ATGAGTAGACCAACACCACCGCCATCCATCATGCCGTCGCATTCTGCGGCGCGTTGGTTGTTACTGCTGGTGATCGTCGCCGGCGTCTATTTCTTCCATGGTTTCATCGTGCCGGTTCTGGCAGCGCTGATCATCGCCTTCGCCACCTGGCCGCTGTATCAGCGCCTGCTGCCGATGTGCGGGGGCCGCCGGGCGCTGGTTGCGGCCATCGCCATAATGCTCATCCTCGGCGTATTGATCGTGCCCCTGTTCATGGCCTTTTCATTCGCGCTGGAGGAGGCGCAGGGGTGGATGGCCTGGCTGGTGGAGGCCAACCGGGAGGGCACCAGCGTTCCCGGCTGGATCGCCGCGCTGCCCTTGACGGGCACCTGGCTGGCCGAGCAATGGGACGAGTATCTGAATCATCCCCAGGCTATCAGCGAGATCATCCAGATGGTCAGTGGCCAGCATCTCGGTAATATCTCCCGGGTGATCATGACCATGGGCAGCAAGGCTTTCTCCCTGACCCTGGCGCTGCTGTTCATGTTGATTACGCTGTTCTTTCTGTACCGGGACGGACACCTTCTGGTGGGGCAGATCGACCGGGTGGGTGAAGGCGTGCTGCCGGCACGCTGGCAACGTTTTTCACGCATGGTACCGGCGACGGTGACCGCCACGGTGATCGGCATGGGACTGATCGCGATTGGCGAAGGGATCATCCTGGGAATCGCCTACTGGGTTGCCGGCGTGCCTTCGCCGGTGGCCCTGGGGCTGATTACCGGCGTGATGGCATTGATCCCCGGCGGCGCGCCACTTGCTTTCACTCTGGTCTCGCTGTATCTGGTGGGCAGTGGCGAAACCGTGGCTGGAGTGGGACTGTTCATCTGGGGCTCTGTCGAACTGTTCATTGTCGACAAGACCATTCGGCCGTCCCTGGTGGGCGGGCCGATCAAGCTGCCTTTCCTGCTGACTTTCTTCGGTCTGATCGGTGGGGTAACAACTATGGGGTTGGTCGGGCTGTTTGTCGGCCCGGTGTTGATGGCGTTGTTGCTGGCGATCTGGCGCGAGTGGGTGCATGAAGGGGATACGGCGGTGTCGTTGATTACCTACCAGAAACCGGAATAG
- a CDS encoding metal-dependent hydrolase, whose translation MDSITQAVLGASVQGALLGRWQGRKALLYGAMLGTLPDLDVVLDFGDAVADMTYHRGFSHSLLVLSLLSVLMAWALRRLRPHPEYSGVRLWFCIWLVLTTHVLLDAFTTYGTQLFWPLTTPPVAISSIFIIDPLYTLPLLLAVIGGLVFGLHKQVGVRLQYIALAFGSLYLLSTLMGKQMAEQQLEQALAESDIQPQATFSSPTPFNTLLWRVVAVDGDDYYEGLVSWFDEHPPRLERLPRHASVAQAVLADSPQHQRLRWFTGDLLRYDLIDGHWVVTDLRLGMTGYHPFRFALAQVEPMGRETHLIEFAELWPVPSAQLSALGFLHRRTLDENYPVSLQRLAEPLALPPATP comes from the coding sequence ATGGATTCCATTACTCAGGCGGTACTGGGCGCGTCGGTTCAGGGTGCCCTGCTCGGGCGCTGGCAGGGTCGCAAGGCCCTGTTGTACGGCGCCATGCTGGGCACCCTGCCCGATCTGGATGTGGTGCTGGACTTCGGCGATGCCGTCGCCGATATGACCTATCACCGTGGCTTCAGCCATTCGCTGCTGGTGCTGAGTCTGCTCAGCGTGCTGATGGCCTGGGCGCTGAGGCGATTGCGTCCGCACCCGGAATACAGCGGCGTTCGGTTGTGGTTCTGTATCTGGTTAGTATTGACCACCCATGTTCTGCTGGACGCCTTCACCACCTATGGCACGCAGTTGTTCTGGCCGCTGACCACACCGCCTGTAGCCATCTCCAGCATCTTCATCATCGATCCACTGTACACGTTGCCGCTGTTGCTGGCGGTGATCGGCGGACTGGTGTTCGGTCTGCACAAGCAGGTCGGTGTCCGTCTGCAATACATCGCCCTGGCCTTCGGCAGTCTGTATCTGCTCAGTACCCTGATGGGCAAGCAGATGGCCGAACAGCAACTGGAGCAGGCGCTGGCCGAGTCTGACATCCAACCACAGGCCACCTTCAGTTCTCCGACACCCTTCAACACCCTGCTGTGGCGTGTGGTGGCGGTGGATGGGGACGATTACTACGAGGGTCTGGTGAGCTGGTTCGATGAACATCCGCCGCGGCTGGAACGCTTGCCGCGTCACGCCAGTGTCGCACAGGCAGTACTTGCAGATTCACCTCAACATCAGCGCCTGCGCTGGTTCACCGGCGATCTGCTGCGCTATGACCTGATTGATGGTCATTGGGTGGTCACCGATCTGCGCCTGGGCATGACAGGCTACCACCCGTTCCGCTTTGCCCTGGCTCAGGTTGAGCCGATGGGGCGGGAAACTCACCTGATCGAGTTTGCCGAGCTGTGGCCTGTGCCTTCTGCCCAGTTGTCAGCTCTGGGGTTTCTGCATCGACGCACGCTGGATGAAAATTATCCGGTGTCGCTGCAGCGCCTGGCCGAGCCGCTGGCCCTGCCACCCGCAACACCGTGA
- a CDS encoding crotonase/enoyl-CoA hydratase family protein, translating into MSELVSYSFSDGIALLSLDNGKANALSPELFTAFNAALDQAEKDRAVVVIKGKEGIFSGGYDLKVMTSSPEAAKGLVAIGSTLSRRLLSHPYPVVAMCTGHAIAKGAFLLLSSDYRIGVEGPFKIGLNEVAIGMTMHHVGIELARARLTNSAFTRSVINAELFSPTDAVEAGFLDRVVSAEALESEAMAMAAQLTKLNMTAHRNTKLKTRKALLELLDQSIAEDKLHNL; encoded by the coding sequence ATGAGCGAGCTGGTTTCCTACAGTTTTTCCGATGGTATTGCGCTGCTGAGTCTGGACAACGGCAAGGCCAATGCCCTGTCGCCTGAGCTTTTCACTGCATTCAACGCTGCATTGGATCAGGCTGAGAAAGATCGGGCGGTGGTGGTGATCAAAGGTAAGGAAGGGATTTTTTCCGGTGGCTACGATCTCAAGGTCATGACCTCCAGCCCCGAGGCAGCCAAGGGCCTGGTTGCCATTGGTTCTACGCTGTCGCGCCGCCTGCTGTCTCATCCGTACCCGGTGGTGGCCATGTGCACCGGCCATGCGATAGCCAAGGGTGCATTTCTGCTGTTGTCCTCCGACTACCGCATCGGTGTGGAAGGCCCATTCAAGATCGGTCTCAACGAAGTGGCCATCGGCATGACCATGCACCACGTTGGCATAGAGCTGGCACGGGCACGCCTGACAAACAGCGCCTTTACCCGCTCGGTGATCAATGCTGAGCTGTTTTCACCGACAGATGCTGTAGAGGCAGGATTCCTGGACCGTGTGGTATCGGCCGAGGCGCTGGAAAGCGAAGCCATGGCGATGGCGGCGCAGTTGACCAAACTGAACATGACCGCCCATCGCAACACCAAGCTGAAGACCCGCAAGGCCTTGCTGGAGCTGCTGGATCAGTCGATCGCAGAAGACAAACTGCATAACCTCTGA
- a CDS encoding DUF3010 family protein, which translates to MRICGIELTGNDAVVCLLNGEQGLFNLPDSRARKLTLKKEHTRADLQRFQKELVQFLRDYKVERVVVKERLQKGKFAGGAVSFKMEAAIQLIEADIEVNLISATQIKTILADNPLPIPFSETGLKQFQEAAFTAAYAGHYL; encoded by the coding sequence ATGCGTATTTGTGGTATCGAGTTGACCGGCAATGATGCCGTGGTGTGTTTGCTCAACGGCGAGCAGGGGTTGTTCAATCTGCCGGACAGCCGAGCCCGTAAGCTGACGCTGAAGAAGGAGCATACCCGCGCCGATCTGCAGCGGTTCCAGAAGGAGCTTGTGCAGTTTCTGCGGGATTACAAAGTGGAGCGCGTGGTCGTCAAGGAGCGCTTGCAGAAGGGCAAGTTCGCCGGTGGTGCAGTCAGCTTCAAGATGGAGGCGGCGATTCAGTTGATTGAAGCGGATATCGAGGTCAACCTGATCTCGGCGACGCAGATCAAGACCATTCTGGCTGACAACCCCCTGCCCATCCCCTTTTCGGAGACCGGGCTCAAACAGTTCCAGGAGGCGGCTTTTACCGCTGCCTATGCGGGACACTACCTGTAG
- a CDS encoding nucleoside deaminase: protein MISEQDRVHLKRCVQLAAEAVVAGDEPFGSVLVSAQGKVLFEDRNRVAGGDHTQHPEFAIARWAAQNMSPEDRASAIVYTSGEHCPMCAAAHGWVGLGRIVYASSTGQLGSWLSALGVPPSRVRSLPIGEVITDTSVAGPDEELSTQVHQLHIQFHKEH, encoded by the coding sequence ATGATTAGCGAGCAGGATCGCGTACATCTGAAACGGTGCGTGCAGCTGGCAGCCGAGGCTGTGGTGGCCGGCGATGAGCCCTTTGGCTCGGTGCTGGTATCGGCGCAAGGCAAGGTGCTGTTCGAGGATCGTAACCGTGTGGCTGGGGGCGATCATACTCAGCATCCGGAGTTTGCCATTGCCCGCTGGGCGGCGCAGAACATGAGCCCCGAGGACAGGGCCAGTGCGATTGTCTATACCTCCGGCGAGCACTGCCCCATGTGCGCTGCTGCCCACGGCTGGGTCGGGCTAGGCAGGATTGTCTATGCCAGCTCTACCGGGCAGCTCGGCAGTTGGCTGTCGGCGCTTGGGGTGCCGCCGTCGCGGGTTCGCTCATTGCCCATTGGCGAGGTGATTACCGATACCTCGGTGGCGGGCCCGGATGAGGAATTGTCCACACAGGTACACCAGCTTCATATCCAATTTCATAAAGAACATTAA
- a CDS encoding spinster family MFS transporter, translated as MRPITAREGEAQGHLAGYGSKAYRNYVLFALTFIYILNFVDRALLAVVGPDLVPDLGITDTQFGLLTGFGFALLYTAVGIPLARFADVANRVWIMTVCVALWSLMTALCGLATEVTIGSVTIGAFWVLLMCRVGVGIGEAGCTPPANSLIADYFIPRERSQALGFYAMGVTLGTMFANLVGGWVTDVFDWRTAFFVVGLPGLLVALVFKLTVKEPPRGYTDPPDAAKKERASLGEAIHELMGKPAFWLMTAGATIAAFCGYGISSFQSLFLVRTYEITAGQAAIWINTPVALSAAVGTFATGWLATRMYKKHPGAIAWVPAIGLALSVPFYIFAFTTNNLLYAAIGLIIGGFVKYGYLAAQYTIGQGVVSMRVRAMATAVMLLLVNLFGYGFGPLFIGAISDIFFTSGIADLGVAAGELARNQCHPAVIGQLTQNLQDACGQVYAQSLQTSMIIMACLYAASALCFLLTWTRLDKDMVDREVKKPVTP; from the coding sequence ATGAGACCCATCACTGCCAGAGAGGGGGAAGCCCAAGGCCACTTGGCCGGCTACGGCTCCAAGGCGTACCGCAATTATGTGCTCTTCGCGCTGACATTTATTTACATCTTGAATTTCGTCGACCGCGCCCTGCTAGCGGTTGTCGGCCCCGATCTGGTACCGGACCTCGGGATTACCGACACCCAGTTCGGGCTTCTCACCGGCTTCGGTTTCGCCTTGCTCTACACAGCTGTCGGCATCCCGCTGGCGCGCTTTGCCGATGTCGCCAATCGCGTGTGGATCATGACCGTCTGCGTGGCCTTGTGGTCGCTGATGACAGCGCTTTGCGGCCTGGCGACGGAAGTCACCATCGGCTCGGTCACCATAGGCGCGTTCTGGGTTCTGCTGATGTGTCGCGTCGGTGTGGGTATTGGTGAAGCCGGCTGTACACCGCCGGCCAACTCCCTGATCGCGGACTATTTCATCCCGCGTGAACGGTCCCAGGCACTGGGCTTCTACGCCATGGGCGTAACGCTCGGCACCATGTTCGCCAACCTCGTCGGCGGCTGGGTTACCGACGTGTTCGACTGGCGCACCGCCTTCTTCGTCGTCGGTTTGCCGGGCTTGCTGGTCGCCCTTGTTTTCAAACTCACGGTCAAAGAGCCGCCGCGAGGCTACACCGATCCGCCGGATGCCGCGAAAAAGGAGCGAGCCAGCCTGGGCGAGGCTATCCACGAGCTGATGGGCAAGCCTGCTTTCTGGCTGATGACCGCCGGCGCCACCATTGCCGCGTTCTGCGGTTACGGTATCTCCTCGTTCCAGTCGCTCTTTCTGGTCCGCACCTACGAAATCACCGCCGGTCAGGCTGCGATCTGGATCAACACGCCGGTCGCCCTGTCCGCCGCCGTTGGCACCTTCGCCACCGGTTGGCTAGCGACCAGGATGTACAAGAAGCATCCGGGCGCCATCGCCTGGGTACCGGCGATAGGCCTGGCACTGTCGGTTCCCTTCTATATCTTCGCCTTCACCACCAATAATCTGCTCTACGCTGCAATCGGCCTGATCATTGGCGGCTTTGTGAAGTACGGCTATCTAGCCGCTCAGTACACGATCGGCCAGGGCGTGGTAAGCATGCGTGTGCGCGCAATGGCCACGGCAGTGATGCTGCTTCTCGTCAACCTGTTTGGCTACGGCTTCGGCCCGCTGTTCATTGGCGCAATCTCCGACATCTTCTTCACGTCCGGTATCGCCGATCTGGGCGTAGCGGCTGGTGAACTGGCACGTAACCAGTGCCACCCCGCCGTAATCGGTCAGCTGACCCAGAACCTGCAGGACGCCTGTGGACAGGTCTACGCACAAAGTCTGCAAACCTCCATGATCATAATGGCCTGCCTGTACGCTGCCAGCGCTCTGTGCTTCCTGTTGACCTGGACCCGATTGGACAAGGATATGGTGGACAGAGAGGTGAAAAAACCGGTCACGCCATAA
- a CDS encoding septal ring lytic transglycosylase RlpA family protein → MSGIQSIISQFHVAVVRHDMASGAKPFYSDLANHSPIIVPKHSKRSGGDPPLSGRRYRVHCKKPDELEMYSMHVTVKPLVALLLLAVMSGCSIAPKPGSGGQWVGHTEAGQASYYADKFQNRQTASGELYKAGRKTAAHRTLPFGSKVKVTNVRNGRSVVVRINDRGPFVRGRVIDLSRSSFARIGDISAGLLKVRIEVVR, encoded by the coding sequence TTGAGCGGAATTCAATCGATCATTAGTCAATTTCATGTAGCGGTCGTCAGGCATGACATGGCGAGCGGAGCGAAACCTTTTTATAGCGATCTGGCGAACCATTCGCCGATCATCGTGCCAAAGCATTCGAAGCGCAGCGGCGGCGACCCTCCCTTGTCAGGTCGCAGGTATCGGGTGCACTGCAAGAAACCGGATGAATTGGAAATGTATTCAATGCACGTAACGGTAAAACCACTTGTCGCCCTGTTGCTCCTGGCTGTGATGTCCGGCTGCAGCATCGCGCCCAAACCCGGCTCCGGCGGCCAATGGGTGGGGCACACGGAAGCAGGACAGGCTTCGTACTACGCAGACAAATTCCAGAACAGACAAACCGCCAGCGGCGAGCTTTATAAAGCGGGCCGAAAAACCGCAGCACACCGCACCCTGCCCTTCGGCTCGAAGGTAAAGGTGACCAACGTGCGCAATGGTAGAAGCGTGGTGGTGCGCATCAACGACCGCGGTCCCTTTGTGCGCGGCCGGGTTATCGACCTGTCCCGCTCTTCCTTCGCACGTATCGGTGACATTTCCGCTGGTTTGCTGAAGGTACGCATCGAAGTTGTCAGGTAG
- a CDS encoding DUF1852 domain-containing protein — MSKDFQFSIKSIRFDEDYRPSENTRITTNFANLARGESREQNLRNTLKMIDNRFNAMADWDNPRGDRYSVEIEIISVEMDVETGRSGNAIPLIEILKTNIVDRRTNERIEGMVGNNFSSYVRDYDFSVLLREHNEGKADFSTPDDFGELHGKLFKCFVNSEAYKEYFGKQPVICLSVASGRSYVRTENQHPVLGVEYRQDAYSLTDEYFSKMGLKVRYFMPAGSVAPLAFYFSGDLLADYTNLELISTISTMETFQRIYRPEIYNANSVAGKVYQPSLNNDDYSFTRIVYDREERNRLAIEQGKFVEELFIKPYQSVLQQWAADYAA; from the coding sequence ATGAGCAAGGATTTTCAGTTCAGCATCAAGAGCATTCGCTTCGACGAGGATTATCGCCCGTCGGAAAACACGCGCATTACCACCAACTTTGCCAACCTCGCCCGGGGCGAGAGCCGTGAGCAGAATCTGCGCAACACCTTGAAAATGATCGACAACCGTTTCAATGCCATGGCGGATTGGGATAACCCCAGAGGCGACCGGTATTCGGTTGAAATTGAAATCATCTCCGTCGAGATGGATGTTGAGACGGGGCGCAGTGGTAACGCCATTCCGCTGATTGAGATATTGAAAACCAATATTGTTGACCGCAGAACCAACGAACGCATTGAGGGGATGGTTGGCAACAACTTCTCCTCCTACGTGCGCGATTATGATTTCAGTGTGCTGCTGCGCGAACATAACGAGGGCAAGGCCGACTTCAGTACGCCGGACGATTTCGGCGAGCTGCACGGCAAGCTGTTCAAGTGCTTCGTCAACTCAGAAGCCTACAAGGAGTATTTTGGCAAGCAGCCGGTCATCTGCCTGAGTGTGGCCAGCGGCAGAAGCTATGTGCGCACAGAAAACCAACATCCGGTACTGGGCGTTGAGTATCGGCAAGATGCCTATTCCCTGACTGATGAGTATTTCAGCAAGATGGGTTTGAAGGTGCGCTATTTCATGCCCGCAGGCAGCGTTGCGCCTCTGGCCTTCTATTTTTCCGGCGATCTGTTGGCGGATTACACCAACCTTGAGCTGATCAGCACCATAAGCACCATGGAGACCTTCCAGAGGATCTATCGGCCGGAGATTTACAATGCCAATTCGGTAGCAGGCAAGGTCTATCAGCCCAGCCTGAATAATGATGACTACTCCTTTACGCGCATTGTGTATGACCGCGAAGAACGCAATCGTCTGGCGATCGAGCAGGGCAAGTTTGTTGAGGAGTTGTTCATCAAGCCCTACCAGTCTGTGCTTCAGCAGTGGGCTGCTGATTACGCAGCTTGA
- a CDS encoding methionine synthase: MQKLLPTSTAGSLPKPSWLAQPETLWSPWKLEGDELIEGKQDALRLALHEQQLAGIDIVSDGEQTRQHFVTTFIEHLSGVDFQKRETVRIRDRYDASVPTVVGAVSRQRPVFVEDARFLRQQTSQPIKWALPGPMTMIDTLYDAHYKSREKLAWEFAKILNQEALELEAAGVDIIQFDEPAFNVFFDEVNDWGVATLERALEGLKCETAVHICYGYGIQANTDWKKTLGSEWRQYEEAFPKLQKSSIDIISLECHNSHVPMDLIELIRGKKVMVGAIDVASNTVETPEEVAATLRKALQFVDADKLYPATNCGMAPLSRAVARGKMHALSAGAEIIRRELSS, encoded by the coding sequence ATGCAAAAGTTGTTACCCACTTCAACCGCCGGCAGCCTGCCGAAACCTTCCTGGCTGGCGCAGCCGGAGACACTCTGGTCACCCTGGAAGCTCGAAGGGGACGAGCTGATCGAGGGCAAGCAGGATGCGCTGCGTCTGGCATTGCACGAACAGCAACTGGCCGGCATCGATATTGTCAGTGACGGTGAGCAGACGCGTCAGCACTTCGTTACCACCTTTATCGAGCACCTCAGTGGCGTTGATTTCCAGAAACGTGAAACGGTCAGAATCCGTGACCGCTACGATGCGAGCGTGCCGACAGTGGTGGGCGCTGTGTCTCGTCAAAGGCCGGTGTTTGTTGAGGATGCGAGGTTCCTGCGTCAGCAAACCAGCCAGCCGATCAAATGGGCTCTGCCTGGCCCCATGACTATGATCGATACACTGTATGACGCCCACTATAAAAGCCGGGAAAAACTGGCATGGGAGTTTGCCAAAATCCTCAACCAGGAAGCGCTGGAGCTGGAGGCGGCCGGTGTCGACATCATCCAGTTTGATGAGCCGGCGTTTAACGTGTTCTTTGACGAGGTGAATGACTGGGGCGTCGCCACGCTGGAGCGGGCCCTGGAAGGGCTCAAGTGTGAAACGGCCGTCCACATCTGCTATGGCTACGGCATCCAAGCCAATACCGACTGGAAAAAGACCCTGGGCTCGGAGTGGCGGCAGTATGAGGAGGCCTTCCCCAAGCTGCAGAAATCCAGCATCGACATCATCTCGCTGGAGTGTCACAACTCCCACGTACCCATGGATCTTATCGAGCTGATTCGCGGCAAGAAGGTGATGGTAGGGGCTATTGATGTGGCGTCCAATACCGTGGAGACGCCGGAGGAAGTGGCCGCCACCCTGCGCAAGGCGCTGCAGTTTGTCGATGCCGACAAGCTCTATCCGGCGACCAACTGCGGCATGGCACCTTTGTCCCGCGCGGTGGCCAGGGGCAAGATGCATGCCCTGAGCGCCGGTGCAGAGATTATTCGCAGAGAGCTCTCGTCCTGA
- a CDS encoding flavin reductase family protein has translation MSAHVHVIEPSHFREALGHYASGITVITSQLDGEPLGFTCQSFYSVSMSPPLVSFSVMGRSASYPKIRQAGRFAVNILSGEQVGISDQFASRGADKWRGVEWGESPLGNPLIGDSLHWLDCDIHAEHVAGDHLIVIGEVKAISQPRAAETQPLLYFKGQYCNLGAPAA, from the coding sequence ATGTCAGCTCATGTTCATGTCATCGAGCCTTCGCATTTTCGCGAAGCGCTCGGTCACTACGCATCCGGTATCACGGTGATCACGTCACAGCTTGATGGGGAGCCGCTCGGCTTCACCTGCCAGTCGTTCTACAGCGTGTCGATGAGCCCGCCATTGGTGTCGTTCAGCGTCATGGGCCGTTCGGCCAGCTATCCGAAGATTCGCCAGGCGGGCCGGTTCGCGGTCAACATCCTGTCAGGTGAGCAGGTCGGGATTTCCGACCAGTTCGCCAGTCGGGGTGCGGACAAGTGGCGCGGCGTGGAATGGGGCGAATCGCCGCTGGGCAATCCGCTGATCGGCGACAGCCTGCACTGGCTGGATTGTGACATCCACGCAGAGCACGTCGCGGGCGATCACCTGATCGTGATTGGTGAAGTGAAGGCGATAAGTCAGCCACGGGCGGCGGAGACGCAGCCGTTACTGTATTTCAAAGGGCAGTATTGCAACCTCGGCGCGCCGGCGGCTTGA
- a CDS encoding epoxyqueuosine reductase QueH encodes MTYINRPQLSLPDGADKLLLHSCCAPCSGEVMEAITASGIDYTIFFYNPNIHPEREYLLRKDENIRFAEDHKVPFIDADYDKDNWFERAKGMEHEPERGVRCTMCFDMRFERTALYAFENDFSVISSSLGISRWKDMKQITDSGIRSAQKYPGITYWDYNWRKGGGSARMIEISKRERFYQQEYCGCIYSLRDTNHHRKAQGREIIRLGVKYYGDDE; translated from the coding sequence ATGACCTACATCAATAGGCCACAACTCAGCCTTCCCGATGGCGCGGACAAATTGCTGTTGCACTCCTGCTGCGCCCCCTGTTCCGGTGAAGTGATGGAAGCGATCACCGCCTCGGGTATCGACTACACCATCTTCTTCTATAACCCGAACATTCACCCGGAACGTGAATACCTGCTGCGCAAGGACGAGAACATTCGCTTTGCCGAAGATCACAAGGTGCCGTTTATCGACGCCGATTACGACAAGGACAACTGGTTCGAGCGCGCCAAAGGTATGGAGCATGAGCCCGAGCGTGGCGTGCGCTGCACGATGTGCTTCGATATGCGCTTCGAACGCACCGCTCTTTACGCCTTTGAAAACGATTTCAGCGTGATCTCCAGTTCTCTGGGTATTTCACGCTGGAAAGACATGAAGCAGATCACCGACAGCGGCATCCGCAGCGCGCAAAAGTATCCAGGTATCACCTACTGGGATTACAACTGGCGCAAGGGAGGCGGCTCGGCGCGGATGATCGAGATCAGCAAGCGCGAACGTTTTTATCAGCAGGAATACTGTGGCTGCATCTACTCACTGCGCGACACCAACCACCATCGCAAGGCCCAAGGGAGGGAAATCATCCGCCTTGGCGTCAAGTACTACGGGGACGATGAATGA